GGGGAGGGCCGGGGGAGCCTGGCTCCCCCGCCCTCCCCCAACCCCCCTCCCCACCCCCCGATATGGGTTTGGGGGAGGGGTGGGGGGAGGGGGTAAGGGCCGTCGGCCCTTAGCCCCCTCCCCACATCTCAAATCAAACCGTACTTCGTCAGGACGGTGCGGAGTTTTTCTTCGTTGGCCGGGGAAAGGGGGCATAAGGGCTGGCGCACTTCCCCGGTGATTTTGCCCATCATTTTGAGGGCGGTTTTGGCGGGTGCCGGGTTGGTTTCGTAGAACATGGCTTCCATGAGGGGCCACATTTTGTAATGGAGTTTGCGGGCGGTGGCCAGGTCCCCGGCGAAGAAGGCGTTGCACATGCCGGCCATGTCTGCGGGCGCCACGTTGGAGACCACGGAGATGACGCCTTTGCCGCCGATGGCCAGAAGGGGCAGCACGGTGAAGTCGTCCCCGGAGAGGACGGTGAGGCGGTCGCCGCAGAGCTCGATGATTTTGGCGCACTGCTTCATGTCGCCGGTGGCTTCCTTGATGCCCACGATGTTGGGGAACTGGGTGAGCCGGGCCACGGTTTCCGGGAGCAGGTTGACGCTGGTGCGGCTGGGCACGTTATAGACCACGATGGGGATGCGGGTCTTCTCGCAGATGGTCTTGTAGTGCAGCACCAGGCCTTCCTGGGTGGGCTTGTTGTAGTAGGGGGTGATCATCAGGGCGAAGTCGGCCCCGGCCTTCTCGGCGTGCTGGGTGAGCTCCACCGCCTCGGCGGTGTTGTTGGAGCCGGTGCCCGCGATCACCGGCACGCGTTTTTTCACCTGATCCACGCAGATCTCCACCACCCGTTTGTGTTCGGCATGGGACAGGGTGGCGGATTCGCCGGTGGTGCCGCAGGGCACGATGCCATGGATGCCCCCCTGGATCTGGAACTCGATGAGTTCCCGGTAGGCCTCTTCGTCCACCTGACCGTTTTTGAAGGGGGTGACGATGGCGGTGATGGCTCCTTGCAACATGAGCTCTCCCTCCTTACAGGATTTCCTCCAGCCACAGACGGCCTTCGAAGACCACCCGGGTTTCGCCCTCCAGATAGACCTCGCCGAAGGGGTCATCGGGGGCGAAGGTGACGGTGAGGATTTCGCCCCCCCGGGTGTGCACCAGCACCGGGGAGCGCACCTCCCCCAGGCGGGCGGCAATCAGGGCCGCGGCCACCGAGCCGGTGCCGCAGGCCAGGGTCTCATCCTCCACGCCCCGCTCGTAGGTGCGGATCGTGAGTTCGTGGGGGTTGTCCACCTTGATGAAGTTGACGTTGGTGCCCGCAGGCTGAAACAGGGGGTGGAAGCGCACCGCCCGGCCCCAGCGGGTTACCGGCACGGCCTCCAGGTCGGGCACCGGGATCACGGTGTGGGGCACCCCCACCCGGAGGAAGTGGCCGTGCAGGGTCTCCTCCCCCAGGGGAATGTCCAGATGCAGGCGCACATCCCCCACGTCGGTCAACTGCACCCGGGCGCTCCGGTCCATCACCTCGCAATGGATGATGCCGGCCAGGGTCTCCAAGGTCAGGCTGGGGCCGGTCAGGCCCTTGAGCACCGCAAAACGGGCGGCACAGCGGGCGCCGTTGCCGCACATCTCCGCCTCGGAGCCGTCGGCGTTGTAAAAGTGCCAGGCCACATCGGCAATCTCGCTCTCCTCCAGGAGGATGAGGCCGTCGGCCCCCACCCCCACCTTGGGGGCGCACAGGCGCCGGGCCAGCTTGGGCTGCTCCGGCCGGGGGAAGCAGCGCTCCCGGTGGTCGATGAGGATAAAGTCGTTGCCGCCGCCGTGCATCTTGAAGAATTCCACCCGGCGGCACTCCTGGGGATCCGGCATTTAGGCCTCCCCGGTCAGAAAAGGCGGAATCTGCTCACCCCAGATGAGCTGGCGGTAGGTTTCCCGCTTTCTGATAACATAAAACTCGTCGTCTTTCACCAAGATTTCCGCCACCCGGGGCCGGGAGTTGTAGTTGGAGCTCATGGAGAAGCCGTAGGCCCCGGCGCTCATCACCGCCAGGAGCTCTCCGGGCTGAAAGCCGGGGAGCACCCGGTCCTTGGCGAGAAAGTCCCCGGACTCGCAGATGGGCCCCACCACCGAGGCGGTGAGCTCCGGGCGGTCGGCTTCCCTGACGGGCCAGACGGCGTGATAGGAGCCGTAGAGGCTGGGGCGGGCCAGATCGTTCATCGCCGCATCCACGATAATGAAGTGCTTGGCGTCGGTGTATTTGGTGTAGAGCACCTGGGTCACCAGGATGCCGGCGTTCCCCACCAGCACCCGGCCGGGCTCCAGGATGAGGGTGACGTCCAGGCCCTGGAGCTCCTTGGTGACCGCGGCGCCGTATTCCCGGGGATGAGGGGGCAGCTCCTCCTGGTAGGTGATGCCCAGGCCGCCCCCCAGGTCCAGGTAGCGGATGCGGATCCCCATGTCCGCCAGCCGGGCGATGAGTTCCCGGAGGCGCTGCACCGCCTCCAGAAAAGGCTCCAGCTCGGTGATCTGGGAACCGATGTGGCAGGCCACCCCCACCACCTCAATGCCAGGGAGGGCCTGGGCCCGCCAGTAGTCCAGGAGGGCCTGCTCGATATTGATGCCGAACTTGTTCTTTTTGAGGCCGGTGGAGATGTAGGGATGGGTCTTGGGGTCGATGTCCGGATTGATGCGCAGGGCCACCCGGGCGGTGGTGCCCAGGCGCCGGGCCAGCCGGGAGATGGCCTCCAGCTCCTGGGAGGATTCGATGTTGAACATCAAAATCCCGGCCCTGAGGGCCTCTTTAATCTCCCGGGGCTTTTTCCCCACCCCGGAATAGACGATGCGGCCCGGGTCCACCCCGGCCCGAAGCGCCCGGTAGAGCTCACCGCCGCTGACGATGTCCGCCCCGGCCCCCAGCGAGGCGAAGAGCCGCAGGATGGCCAGGTTGGAGTTGGCCTTCACGGCAAAGCAGATGAGATGGGGAAAGCCGGCGAAGGCCTCATCAAAGGCGTGGAAGTGCCGGGTCAGGGTGGCGTGGCTGTACAGATATAAGGGGGTGCCCACCCGGCGGGCGATTTGGGCCACCGGCACCTGCTCGCAATACAATTCCCCCTGGACATAGTGAAAATGATGCATGCTGGGTTCCTGAGTCTTTAGTTAGCGGTACCTAAGGAGGAGGGGCGGCCGCTCCCTGGTGCTCCTGGCTATCTCTCTTGCGCGTTTTCGGCCTGCATCTAAGCCAAGGGTCTGACCCTGGGTCTGCCTGCCCCGGATGAATTACAGGCCGACTTCCGCCTCTTCGGAGGGCGGGCTTTCATTGGGCGGGGAGGCGTCGTCCACCGCCGTCACCTGATAGATATACAGCCGTCCGGGAGCCGCCTGCCGGTCCACGTAGGCGGGCCGGGTGAGGAGTTGAGGGGTCAGGAGCGTGGCCCGGGGCTCCCCCGCCGCCCGGCGATAGACCCGGTAACCCGCCAGATCCGGGGCCGGGCTGGGGTCCCAGCGCAGCTCCACCCCTTGCTTCGTGGGCACCGCCACCAGGTTCAGGGGCGGGGGCGGCGGGGTGAGGTCCCGGGGCACGGCCCGGGCCGCGGGGGAGTCCAGGCTCTCCAGCAGATCCGGCCCCAGCCTTCGCACCGCCCGCACCGTGTAAATATATTCCAGATTGTTTTTCAGCCCCACATCCTGATACTGCGGCTCCCTTACAGGCTCCGGAGTCAGGCGCCGCACCGGGCCGCCTTTCTCCCGGCGGTAAAGGTGATAGCCCGCCAGGTCGGCAGCGGCGCTGCCGTCCGCCAGGCGGGTCACCGGGCTCCAGGTAAGGGTGACGCTGCGGTCGCCCGGAGTGGCGCTGAGCTCCCGGGGCGCCTGGGGCAGCACTCCCCAGGCGTGGGAGCGCACCGGGGAAAATTCCCCCAGCCAGCGGCCGGGGCCGTAGGCCGCCACCTTGTAGTCATAGCGGCGCCCCGGAACCAGGCGGGTGTCCTGATAGACCACCCGGTCCCCCTCAATCCGGGCCTCCTTGGGATACGCCAGGTCAATGTCCGCCACCACCACGAAGTCTTTCAGGCAGCGATCGTCGGGCAATATCCCGGGCGTCTCGCAGCGATACAGGCTGAAGCCCCGAAACTGGGTCAGGGGCTGGCCCTGGCGGTCTGCGGTGGGGAAACGCCAGCTCAGCACCAGGGAGTTCCCTTCCTGGGAGAGGCGGAAGTCCTTGACCGGCCCGGGGAGCATCTCATCCGGAGACAAAGGCGCCGCCTTCTTGCCGCAGGCCAGGGCCAGGAGAAGGAGGAAGGTTAAGAATAGGCGGGGGGAGGGCCAGGGAGCATGCTCCCTGCCCTCCCCCCGCCCCCCCTCCCCACCCTTTGTGGGATTGGGGGAGGGGGGCGGGGGAGGGGGTAAGGGCCTGTGGCCCTTAGCCCCCTCCCCCGCAAACCTGCACCTCTCACATCTCACAGGCCCAGTTCCTTCTCGGCCCGGCGCAGGGCTTCCCTGACCCGTGCCGGGGCCGTGCCGCCGGGGGAGGTGCGGCGGGCCACCACGTTTTCCACCTTGAGCCAGTCGAAGACCTCCGGCCCGGCCTGGGAGGCGAAGCGCTGGATCTCCTCCAGGCTGAGCTCCCAGAGCTCCTTGCCCTGGAAGGCGGCGTAGCCCACCAGGCGGCCCACCTGTTCGTGGGCGGTGCGGAAGGGCACCCCCTGGGTCACCAGGTAGTCGGCGAGATCGGTGGCGGAGAGATACCCGCCGGAAAGGGCCTGGCGCAGGCGCTCGGGCCGGAGGGTGAGGCTTTCCAACATGCCCGCCATGAGGCGGACGGAGGCCCGCACCGTGTCCACGGTGTCAAA
This DNA window, taken from Desulfobaccales bacterium, encodes the following:
- the lysA gene encoding diaminopimelate decarboxylase, giving the protein MHHFHYVQGELYCEQVPVAQIARRVGTPLYLYSHATLTRHFHAFDEAFAGFPHLICFAVKANSNLAILRLFASLGAGADIVSGGELYRALRAGVDPGRIVYSGVGKKPREIKEALRAGILMFNIESSQELEAISRLARRLGTTARVALRINPDIDPKTHPYISTGLKKNKFGINIEQALLDYWRAQALPGIEVVGVACHIGSQITELEPFLEAVQRLRELIARLADMGIRIRYLDLGGGLGITYQEELPPHPREYGAAVTKELQGLDVTLILEPGRVLVGNAGILVTQVLYTKYTDAKHFIIVDAAMNDLARPSLYGSYHAVWPVREADRPELTASVVGPICESGDFLAKDRVLPGFQPGELLAVMSAGAYGFSMSSNYNSRPRVAEILVKDDEFYVIRKRETYRQLIWGEQIPPFLTGEA
- the dapF gene encoding diaminopimelate epimerase, producing MPDPQECRRVEFFKMHGGGNDFILIDHRERCFPRPEQPKLARRLCAPKVGVGADGLILLEESEIADVAWHFYNADGSEAEMCGNGARCAARFAVLKGLTGPSLTLETLAGIIHCEVMDRSARVQLTDVGDVRLHLDIPLGEETLHGHFLRVGVPHTVIPVPDLEAVPVTRWGRAVRFHPLFQPAGTNVNFIKVDNPHELTIRTYERGVEDETLACGTGSVAAALIAARLGEVRSPVLVHTRGGEILTVTFAPDDPFGEVYLEGETRVVFEGRLWLEEIL
- the dapA gene encoding 4-hydroxy-tetrahydrodipicolinate synthase, translated to MLQGAITAIVTPFKNGQVDEEAYRELIEFQIQGGIHGIVPCGTTGESATLSHAEHKRVVEICVDQVKKRVPVIAGTGSNNTAEAVELTQHAEKAGADFALMITPYYNKPTQEGLVLHYKTICEKTRIPIVVYNVPSRTSVNLLPETVARLTQFPNIVGIKEATGDMKQCAKIIELCGDRLTVLSGDDFTVLPLLAIGGKGVISVVSNVAPADMAGMCNAFFAGDLATARKLHYKMWPLMEAMFYETNPAPAKTALKMMGKITGEVRQPLCPLSPANEEKLRTVLTKYGLI
- a CDS encoding fibronectin type III domain-containing protein, producing the protein MSPDEMLPGPVKDFRLSQEGNSLVLSWRFPTADRQGQPLTQFRGFSLYRCETPGILPDDRCLKDFVVVADIDLAYPKEARIEGDRVVYQDTRLVPGRRYDYKVAAYGPGRWLGEFSPVRSHAWGVLPQAPRELSATPGDRSVTLTWSPVTRLADGSAAADLAGYHLYRREKGGPVRRLTPEPVREPQYQDVGLKNNLEYIYTVRAVRRLGPDLLESLDSPAARAVPRDLTPPPPPLNLVAVPTKQGVELRWDPSPAPDLAGYRVYRRAAGEPRATLLTPQLLTRPAYVDRQAAPGRLYIYQVTAVDDASPPNESPPSEEAEVGL